The Bradyrhizobium guangxiense genomic sequence GCGCTCGGGTGGTTATACGCGGGTGAAGCTGGTGGCGCTGGAAGGCGCCCCGGGAGCGCCCGCGGCAGGCGCCGCTCAGCCTTGAGAAGACGCGCGATGTCGGACGAACTCAAACCATCCCGGAAGCTCTGGATCCTGGCGGCGGTGGCGGCGCTTGCGCTCCATCTGGGTGGTGCTGCGCTCGCGCTGGCCCATCTGCGGGTCGATGACGACGGCGACGGCCTGGGGGCGGCTGGTGCGGAGTTCGCGGTGGAGATGACCTCGCCGCCGGTTCAAGAGTCCAATCTGCCCCTCGCGCCTACGGAGTCGGATGAGTCGGAAGAGCGCCCGGCGCTGCCCGAACAGAAGACCGAGGTGAAGGAGTCGGATCTTCCCCAGGACCGGCCGCAACAGGTCGAGGAGGCCGATCGTCTCGTTACCGAGAACAAGACGAAGAAGGAACAGGACGACGAGCCGAAGCTGGCCGCGGTTGAAACGCCGGCCATGGAGGCGTCCCAGAAGTCGGTTGCAGCGGATCGGCAGACTTTCGAAGACGCCATCCGCGAAGGCGAGAAGGCCATGGCGCCGGTGCTTGGCATCGGCAAGGACCTGCTGAAGCTGACGGCGGACTGGAACCGCAAGATCAGCGCGCATCTTGCAGCGCACAAAGTCAATCCCGAGGGCAAGGAGCCCAAGGACCAGACGGCAAAGGTGAGCTTCGCGCTAAACCGGAGAGGCAACGTGATTTCGGTCGATGTCGTGGAATCGTCCGGAGATGCCGCTTACGATGCCGCTGCGATCTCCATGGTCCACAAGTCCGATCCGTTTCCGGTACCACCCAACGAGCTGACCGAGGAGCGGTTCGAGCGCACCGTCGAGATCAAGTTCAAGCCGCGTGACGAGAAGAAAAAGAAG encodes the following:
- a CDS encoding TonB family protein; protein product: MSDELKPSRKLWILAAVAALALHLGGAALALAHLRVDDDGDGLGAAGAEFAVEMTSPPVQESNLPLAPTESDESEERPALPEQKTEVKESDLPQDRPQQVEEADRLVTENKTKKEQDDEPKLAAVETPAMEASQKSVAADRQTFEDAIREGEKAMAPVLGIGKDLLKLTADWNRKISAHLAAHKVNPEGKEPKDQTAKVSFALNRRGNVISVDVVESSGDAAYDAAAISMVHKSDPFPVPPNELTEERFERTVEIKFKPRDEKKKKTAAQRQ